Proteins encoded within one genomic window of Streptomyces sp. NBC_01314:
- a CDS encoding DUF6507 family protein gives MPAWDIDPINVQTTLNSTGEAAGGLEKAANSLVSNMASAAESAGTAVPGGQFSGPMIGPVATGTPRVPVGPVAAALSKYLQERQQKLAYMAQRTIDSVQGAAKATNAYVTGDLDMAAVQQANALKATVVPPPPGVDGNGGQGPK, from the coding sequence ATGCCGGCATGGGACATCGATCCGATCAACGTGCAGACCACGCTGAACTCGACCGGTGAGGCGGCGGGCGGCCTGGAGAAGGCCGCCAACTCGCTGGTGTCGAACATGGCGAGCGCGGCCGAGTCGGCCGGTACGGCCGTACCGGGCGGGCAGTTCAGCGGGCCCATGATCGGGCCGGTCGCCACGGGCACGCCACGCGTGCCGGTCGGCCCGGTCGCGGCGGCGCTGAGCAAGTACCTGCAGGAGCGGCAGCAGAAGCTGGCGTACATGGCGCAGCGGACCATCGACTCCGTGCAGGGCGCGGCCAAGGCCACCAACGCGTATGTCACGGGCGACCTGGACATGGCCGCCGTGCAGCAGGCCAACGCCCTCAAGGCGACGGTGGTGCCACCCCCGCCGGGTGTCGACGGCAACGGCGGGCAGGGGCCGAAGTGA